A stretch of Leucobacter aridicollis DNA encodes these proteins:
- a CDS encoding YbjN domain-containing protein has protein sequence MGFFTKDAPVPAAGGALKPLSKDRIKHSLEQAGWSYNVDSDGDIGGGWEYGSFYFFVNGDNDELLCVRGFWRGELPESDYLKALEAANDWNREKLWPKVYIARDDAGNVRVNTELNVDYEHGLTDEQLSQHLLCVVNTSMSAFERMNEIFPEAWEKAKPQD, from the coding sequence ATGGGTTTTTTCACGAAGGACGCTCCCGTCCCCGCCGCCGGCGGCGCACTCAAGCCGCTGTCGAAGGACCGCATTAAGCACTCGCTCGAGCAGGCCGGCTGGTCCTACAACGTTGATTCCGACGGCGACATCGGGGGCGGCTGGGAGTACGGCTCGTTCTACTTCTTCGTGAACGGCGACAACGACGAGCTGCTGTGCGTGCGCGGCTTCTGGCGCGGCGAGCTGCCCGAGTCCGACTACCTGAAGGCGCTCGAGGCTGCGAACGACTGGAACCGTGAGAAGCTCTGGCCGAAGGTCTACATTGCACGCGACGACGCGGGCAACGTGCGCGTCAACACCGAGCTCAACGTCGACTACGAGCACGGCCTCACCGACGAGCAGCTCTCGCAGCACCTGCTCTGCGTCGTGAACACGAGCATGTCCGCGTTCGAGCGCATGAACGAGATCTTCCCCGAGGCGTGGGAGAAGGCGAAGCCGCAGGACTAA
- a CDS encoding calcium:proton antiporter, with protein MSTTTATPSVFKTVLTPAALVKLALAWGSVLALVLGGRALEGALPTPVLFTVLGLIVAVILVAASGVVTEAEHLAEKLGDPYGTLVLTLSIVLIEVILISAVMLGPGEHATIARDSVMAVSMIILNLVVGVSLLVGGLRHRNLRPNKTGVSAYLSLLVVLVTVAFALPAIIGVDGSYTTGQEIPIIGLTVVLYAFFLVRQMGAQRADFQELVLVEQAETERAEIAGAARADLAAAPSKLAGALAQHKPELIARAILLVLMVVPIVLLSHDMASLLDDGLDRLGAPVALSGILIAMIVFLPETITAIRAALAGEIQRVSNLCHGALVSTVGLTIPAVLTIGLLTGQTVTLGEGPTNLVLLAVSLLLTMTTFFGKRVTALHGAAHLFVFVLYGLTVFQ; from the coding sequence ATGTCAACCACCACAGCTACACCCTCAGTCTTCAAGACGGTGCTCACTCCCGCGGCGCTTGTGAAGCTCGCGCTCGCCTGGGGCAGCGTCCTAGCACTCGTGCTCGGCGGACGGGCCCTCGAGGGCGCCCTCCCAACGCCGGTGCTCTTCACGGTCCTCGGGCTCATCGTCGCCGTGATCCTTGTCGCGGCATCCGGCGTCGTCACCGAGGCTGAGCACCTCGCCGAGAAGCTCGGCGACCCGTACGGCACGCTCGTGCTCACGCTCTCGATCGTGCTGATCGAGGTGATCCTCATCTCTGCCGTGATGCTCGGACCGGGGGAGCACGCGACGATCGCGCGTGACTCGGTGATGGCGGTCTCGATGATCATCCTGAACCTCGTGGTCGGCGTCTCGCTGCTCGTCGGGGGGCTCCGCCACCGGAACCTGCGCCCGAACAAGACGGGCGTCTCCGCCTACCTTTCGCTGCTCGTCGTGCTGGTCACCGTCGCGTTCGCGCTTCCGGCGATCATCGGCGTCGACGGGTCGTACACGACGGGCCAGGAGATCCCGATCATCGGGCTGACCGTCGTGCTCTACGCATTCTTCCTCGTGCGCCAGATGGGCGCCCAGCGCGCCGACTTCCAGGAGCTCGTGCTCGTCGAGCAGGCCGAGACGGAGCGCGCCGAGATCGCGGGCGCCGCACGGGCAGACCTCGCCGCCGCCCCGAGCAAGCTCGCTGGCGCGCTCGCCCAGCACAAGCCGGAGCTCATTGCGCGCGCGATCCTGCTCGTGCTGATGGTGGTTCCGATCGTGCTGCTCTCGCACGACATGGCGTCGCTGCTCGACGACGGGCTCGACCGGCTCGGGGCGCCGGTGGCGCTCTCCGGGATCCTCATCGCGATGATCGTGTTCCTCCCGGAGACGATAACGGCGATCCGCGCGGCGCTTGCCGGCGAGATTCAGCGCGTGAGCAACCTCTGCCACGGCGCGCTCGTCTCGACGGTCGGGCTCACCATTCCGGCGGTGCTCACGATCGGCCTGCTGACTGGCCAGACCGTGACGCTGGGCGAGGGGCCGACGAACCTCGTGCTGCTCGCCGTGTCGCTGCTGCTGACGATGACGACGTTCTTCGGCAAGCGCGTGACCGCGCTGCACGGCGCCGCGCACCTGTTCGTCTTCGTGCTGTACGGGCTGACAGTGTTCCAGTAG
- a CDS encoding MFS transporter, translating into MPTTPANTPPKVRLPFEVWALVAGGFTVALGYGVVAPAIPQFALEFGVSTFAASAIVSAFALMRLVGAPLGGWFVSRFGERATYTAGILIVAASTGAAAFAMNYPQFLILRGLGGLGSAMFTIAATALLVEASPPQGRARVASVNAAGFLLGGLLGPVLGGVVAGFGLRAPFIFYFFTLVAAAIVVTIALRSKHALPRAAAGARQAGEEMQLRDALALPTYRSLLLSVFAFGWTSFGVRVSLIPIFIAVVFAGDATTAAWVLAAYAAGNAIFIFPAGRWSDSIGRTPLLSTGLAVLAAAFLAFPFAGSLWVAMAIMVVAGAGSALANPGHQAVLADVLGQRRGGMVVSTFSMSSDLGGVLGPLIAGAIVDVAGFGWAFGLTAALLAAAAIGWLATAKHTAALTKG; encoded by the coding sequence GTGCCCACAACGCCCGCGAACACGCCTCCGAAAGTTCGGCTCCCCTTCGAGGTCTGGGCGCTCGTCGCCGGCGGTTTCACCGTCGCCCTCGGCTACGGCGTGGTCGCCCCGGCGATCCCGCAGTTCGCGCTCGAGTTCGGCGTCAGCACGTTCGCCGCGTCGGCCATCGTCAGCGCCTTCGCGCTCATGCGCCTCGTCGGTGCGCCGCTCGGCGGGTGGTTCGTCAGCCGGTTCGGTGAGCGGGCGACGTACACGGCCGGGATCCTGATCGTCGCCGCGTCCACGGGCGCCGCGGCATTCGCAATGAACTATCCGCAGTTCCTGATCCTGCGCGGCCTCGGGGGGCTCGGCTCGGCGATGTTCACGATCGCGGCGACCGCGCTGCTCGTCGAGGCGAGCCCGCCGCAGGGTCGTGCGCGCGTCGCGAGCGTGAACGCGGCGGGCTTCCTGCTCGGCGGACTGCTCGGCCCCGTCCTCGGCGGCGTCGTCGCCGGATTCGGCCTCCGCGCGCCGTTCATCTTCTACTTCTTCACGCTCGTCGCCGCGGCGATCGTCGTCACGATCGCGCTCCGCAGCAAGCACGCGCTGCCCCGCGCGGCGGCGGGCGCCCGCCAGGCGGGCGAGGAGATGCAGCTGCGCGATGCGCTCGCACTCCCGACCTACCGCTCGCTGCTGCTGTCGGTGTTTGCGTTCGGCTGGACCTCGTTCGGGGTCCGGGTGTCACTGATCCCGATCTTCATCGCCGTCGTGTTCGCCGGCGACGCGACGACCGCGGCGTGGGTGCTCGCGGCGTACGCTGCGGGCAACGCGATCTTCATCTTCCCCGCCGGCCGGTGGAGCGACTCGATCGGCCGCACCCCGCTCCTGTCGACGGGGCTCGCCGTGCTCGCCGCGGCCTTCCTCGCGTTCCCGTTCGCTGGATCGCTCTGGGTCGCGATGGCGATCATGGTCGTCGCCGGCGCGGGCTCGGCGCTCGCCAACCCCGGCCACCAGGCGGTCCTCGCCGACGTGCTCGGGCAGCGCCGCGGCGGCATGGTCGTCTCGACGTTCTCCATGTCGAGCGACCTCGGCGGGGTCCTCGGGCCGCTCATCGCGGGGGCGATCGTCGACGTCGCCGGCTTCGGCTGGGCGTTCGGGCTCACCGCCGCGCTGCTCGCGGCCGCCGCGATCGGGTGGCTCGCCACGGCGAAGCACACGGCCGCGCTCACGAAGGGCTAG
- the def gene encoding peptide deformylase: MAILPITICGEPVLHRPAAPVTEFDAELRTLVDNMFETTVAAPGVGLAAPQVGVGQRIFVWIYEDQDEAPAEGVAINPELWIAPLEPGLPEEDEVEGCLSFPGERFALRRSSRALLRAQDIDGKPFEVEASGWFARIMQHEFDHLNGLLYVDRLVHPENRAAQKIQRKRGWGVPGLTWMPGLDDLEGE; this comes from the coding sequence ATGGCTATTCTCCCAATCACCATCTGCGGCGAGCCCGTCCTGCACCGCCCGGCGGCACCCGTGACCGAGTTCGACGCCGAGCTGCGCACCCTCGTTGACAACATGTTTGAGACGACGGTCGCCGCACCGGGCGTTGGCCTCGCGGCGCCGCAGGTTGGCGTGGGGCAGCGGATCTTCGTCTGGATTTACGAGGACCAGGATGAGGCACCCGCTGAGGGCGTCGCGATCAACCCTGAGCTGTGGATCGCTCCGCTCGAGCCTGGCCTGCCCGAAGAGGACGAGGTCGAGGGGTGCCTCTCGTTCCCTGGCGAGCGATTCGCGCTGCGCCGCTCGTCGCGCGCGCTGCTTCGCGCGCAGGACATCGACGGCAAGCCGTTCGAGGTTGAGGCGAGCGGCTGGTTCGCCAGGATCATGCAGCACGAGTTCGACCACCTGAACGGGCTGCTCTACGTCGATCGTCTCGTGCACCCGGAGAACCGCGCGGCGCAGAAGATCCAGCGCAAGCGCGGCTGGGGAGTCCCCGGTCTCACCTGGATGCCTGGGCTCGACGACCTCGAAGGTGAGTAG
- the orn gene encoding oligoribonuclease, protein MSNAPAEQIVWIDCEMTGLDTDNDGLCEIAVIVTDFDLTPLDPGFDIVINPGEAALAHMNDFVRNMHETSGLLPRIESGVTPAEAETQVIEYINRFIPEGRRPLVAGNTIGMDRRFVAKYMPTLEERLHYRSIDVSTIKELSRRWYTSAYYAAPEKRGGHRALADIAESIQELAYFRGAVLVPGSGPDSKSAKKLASTVAEQYAALVDGTPEEPATAAE, encoded by the coding sequence TTGTCGAACGCCCCCGCAGAACAGATCGTCTGGATCGACTGCGAAATGACCGGGCTCGATACCGACAACGACGGGCTGTGCGAGATCGCCGTCATCGTGACCGACTTCGACCTCACCCCGCTCGACCCCGGCTTCGACATCGTCATCAACCCGGGCGAGGCAGCGCTCGCGCACATGAACGACTTCGTGCGCAACATGCACGAGACATCAGGGCTGCTCCCCCGCATCGAGTCGGGCGTCACCCCGGCCGAGGCCGAGACGCAGGTGATCGAGTACATCAACCGGTTCATCCCCGAGGGCCGTCGCCCGCTCGTCGCCGGCAACACGATCGGCATGGACCGCCGGTTCGTCGCGAAGTACATGCCGACGCTCGAGGAGCGCCTGCACTACCGCTCGATCGACGTCTCGACGATCAAGGAGCTGTCGCGCCGCTGGTACACGAGCGCGTACTACGCCGCCCCTGAGAAGCGCGGCGGCCACCGGGCGCTCGCCGACATCGCCGAGTCGATCCAGGAGCTTGCCTACTTCCGCGGCGCCGTGCTCGTCCCCGGCAGCGGGCCCGATTCGAAGTCCGCGAAGAAGCTCGCGAGCACCGTTGCTGAGCAGTACGCCGCGCTCGTGGACGGCACGCCGGAGGAGCCGGCTACCGCCGCCGAGTAA